From a single Fulvivirga ulvae genomic region:
- a CDS encoding ABC transporter permease, whose translation MLSFFRSIKKRWVLTLLNIVGYGVGVAACLLVLHNILYETSYDKFNKGHENIYRVQLDHFYSDVYQNSTAISFYPIGPELQKRYPEVLDFTRVQIVNNATVEYEENRFLEENVFTTDSSFFRMFSLDLVKGSFSNLNRLDIFMSESLARKYFGEEDPINKMITVLGRSCEVKGVYKDLPPTTHLQHDMLVVRPNFERLAENWAGYAYHTYLLLEPGVDIENFEGKLQAFSDEFSQVSDEQSSVEYSWKMDLMKLSDIHLKSDVDFEHQTNGNMTNIYILIIVAAFVLLISGFNYVSLTNSINAERIGDVFVRKLHGASRFNVLRKYAIESLILNFSGIALAIILTLIFSRFAETQALDFNFSIDWTNPNYYLLLGGVILLSFIFSGLIPALVFTSLNPLKYLKGEYFRSKKNKNFGKVLSMLQFAISFVLISGALTINRQLNYINQVDLGFENEDVVVLNTPRMGYEDSRSSLNKFRADLMSSSLIENVGFSEFIPGVKYTRDVSVRLQDDPAENAIFCYAQTITAPYLNVYGVKLKAGRTFDDDRDADIESIMINETLAKELYNGDYNNLLNKTVVLPWHEEYRTFKIVGIVGDYHHESIKNAVQPCVFVSLRNDGLAYNTSIKASPGKNVREVAELIESTYKANFPDRVLDLFYADTFYKQQFESDIQFANLIELFALLAILMSGVGLLGLASNETRKRTREVAIRKVNGAGMREITKLFVLHFLKQIGVTMLIALPVSLYIADSWLDNFATRVDIGIWFFMYPILITILISALSMGHHVFKVALVNPVRILKDER comes from the coding sequence ATGCTGTCATTTTTTAGAAGTATTAAAAAAAGATGGGTACTTACTTTATTGAATATTGTAGGTTACGGAGTGGGAGTAGCCGCTTGTCTTCTGGTTTTGCATAACATTTTATATGAAACCAGTTACGATAAGTTCAACAAGGGCCATGAAAACATTTATAGGGTCCAGTTGGATCATTTTTACAGCGATGTATATCAAAACTCTACAGCAATATCTTTTTACCCTATAGGTCCCGAGTTGCAAAAAAGATACCCGGAAGTACTTGATTTTACACGGGTTCAAATTGTAAACAATGCGACAGTAGAATATGAAGAAAATCGTTTTCTGGAAGAGAATGTATTTACTACTGACAGTTCATTTTTCAGGATGTTTTCACTGGACCTTGTCAAGGGCAGTTTTTCGAACCTCAACAGGCTTGATATATTTATGTCAGAGTCTCTGGCAAGGAAATATTTTGGTGAGGAAGACCCTATCAATAAAATGATTACCGTTCTGGGCCGGTCGTGTGAAGTTAAAGGTGTTTACAAAGATCTGCCTCCGACCACGCATTTGCAGCATGACATGCTTGTTGTGAGACCTAATTTTGAACGACTGGCTGAAAACTGGGCAGGTTATGCCTACCATACATATTTATTACTTGAGCCTGGAGTTGATATCGAGAATTTCGAAGGTAAGTTGCAAGCTTTTAGCGATGAATTCTCTCAGGTGTCTGATGAGCAAAGCAGCGTTGAGTATTCATGGAAAATGGACCTGATGAAACTCAGCGATATCCACTTGAAGTCTGATGTGGATTTTGAACATCAGACCAATGGGAATATGACTAATATTTATATTTTAATTATCGTTGCTGCTTTTGTACTTCTTATCTCAGGCTTTAACTACGTTAGCCTTACCAATTCAATAAATGCTGAGCGAATAGGAGACGTGTTTGTTCGCAAGCTACATGGAGCCTCCAGGTTCAACGTATTGAGGAAGTACGCCATTGAATCGCTTATTCTTAACTTTTCAGGAATAGCACTTGCAATAATTCTCACACTGATATTTTCAAGATTTGCAGAGACCCAGGCATTGGATTTTAATTTTTCCATAGACTGGACAAACCCTAACTATTATTTGCTGTTGGGTGGAGTGATATTACTTTCATTTATCTTTTCAGGGCTAATACCAGCGTTGGTTTTCACTTCCCTCAACCCACTTAAATATTTAAAAGGCGAGTATTTCAGAAGTAAAAAGAATAAGAATTTCGGCAAAGTACTATCCATGCTTCAATTCGCAATTTCTTTTGTTTTGATATCTGGTGCCTTAACCATCAATAGGCAACTCAATTATATCAATCAGGTTGATCTTGGTTTCGAAAATGAAGATGTGGTTGTCCTCAACACACCCAGAATGGGATATGAAGATAGCAGGAGTTCTCTAAATAAATTCAGAGCTGATCTCATGTCCAGTTCACTGATAGAGAATGTCGGCTTTTCCGAATTTATTCCTGGCGTTAAATACACCCGTGACGTATCCGTAAGATTACAGGATGATCCTGCTGAAAATGCAATTTTTTGCTATGCACAAACTATTACTGCACCGTACCTGAATGTATATGGTGTTAAACTTAAAGCAGGGCGCACTTTTGACGATGATAGAGATGCGGATATCGAAAGTATCATGATCAATGAAACTCTGGCTAAAGAACTTTACAATGGTGATTATAACAACCTGCTTAATAAAACCGTTGTTTTGCCATGGCATGAAGAGTATAGAACTTTCAAAATCGTTGGAATCGTTGGAGACTACCATCATGAGTCAATAAAAAATGCCGTACAACCATGTGTTTTTGTGTCATTACGCAATGACGGTCTTGCTTATAATACTTCAATTAAAGCATCACCAGGCAAGAATGTAAGAGAGGTTGCTGAGCTGATAGAGAGTACATATAAAGCCAATTTCCCAGATAGAGTTCTTGATCTGTTCTACGCAGATACTTTCTATAAACAGCAATTTGAATCAGACATTCAGTTTGCCAATCTAATTGAGTTATTCGCATTGCTTGCTATACTCATGTCTGGTGTTGGGTTGCTCGGGTTAGCTTCAAATGAAACCAGAAAGCGCACACGAGAGGTGGCCATTAGAAAAGTTAATGGTGCAGGTATGAGGGAAATAACAAAGCTCTTTGTATTGCATTTTCTAAAGCAAATTGGAGTGACCATGCTTATTGCTTTACCGGTAAGTTTGTATATCGCGGATAGCTGGTTGGACAATTTTGCCACCCGTGTTGACATTGGTATTTGGTTTTTTATGTACCCGATACTAATTACTATTTTGATATCAGCACTATCTATGGGGCATCATGTATTCAAAGTGGCCTTGGTTAATCCTGTAAGGATATTAAAGGACGAAAGATAA
- a CDS encoding amino acid adenylation domain-containing protein, protein MISTKNIASLNTTLHRVFEDTAIEFPEKIAISDALGITMTYGELLVRAKRLGSSLRLRGAERNKPVGIVMERSVDMLVGILGILFSGAPYLPLDPSAPNSRNSRILSLAGANLVLTNKSSSILEPTEACVQVILEEVESNDNIKNTDLEYISNPDDLAYVIFTSGSTGDPKGVMIEHKSAINRLQWMKEEYDLVPEDVLIQKTPYIFDVSVWEIFLWYFGGASLFILEHGYEKFPQAIVSAVQENKVSFMHFIPSLLNVFLNYIGTPELESLSSLKYVFCSGESLGAALAEKFYSLFTYENTRLVNFYGPTEATVDVTYFNVPSHDLEQNIPIGRSIANTGLHIIDGDEVLNAGQTGEIAISGINLAKGYINQPALTNQHFVYHSGIGKRIYRTGDLGTMTSDGLVYFYGRNDDQVKVRGIRIELGEIENLLLRHPKVKECAVVLDKKSENVVFIVAYIITNENFDLDEIKHYAKSSLPVYMIPNRYLEVTELPRLASGKIDRKQLRSGTLIS, encoded by the coding sequence ATGATTTCAACAAAAAACATAGCGTCTCTCAATACCACCTTACACCGGGTGTTTGAAGACACTGCAATCGAGTTTCCGGAAAAAATAGCCATTAGCGATGCCCTTGGCATTACAATGACCTATGGAGAGTTGCTTGTGCGAGCAAAAAGGTTGGGCAGTAGCCTAAGGCTAAGAGGGGCTGAAAGAAATAAACCCGTGGGCATTGTAATGGAGAGATCAGTTGATATGCTCGTGGGTATATTGGGTATATTGTTTTCGGGAGCTCCATATTTACCTTTGGATCCTTCTGCTCCAAATTCAAGAAATTCCAGGATATTATCATTGGCAGGAGCTAACCTGGTATTGACTAACAAGTCGTCAAGCATCCTTGAGCCAACGGAAGCATGCGTTCAGGTGATATTGGAGGAGGTTGAATCTAATGATAATATTAAAAATACTGACCTTGAATATATCAGCAATCCGGATGATCTCGCTTACGTAATTTTTACTTCAGGCTCAACGGGAGACCCTAAAGGAGTAATGATTGAACACAAGTCGGCAATTAACAGACTACAATGGATGAAAGAGGAATATGACCTGGTGCCGGAGGATGTGCTTATTCAAAAGACGCCATACATATTTGATGTTTCGGTATGGGAGATCTTTCTTTGGTACTTTGGCGGAGCCAGCCTTTTCATTCTGGAGCATGGGTATGAGAAATTTCCGCAGGCCATTGTAAGTGCAGTGCAGGAAAATAAAGTAAGTTTCATGCACTTCATTCCTTCTCTGCTCAATGTTTTTCTCAATTACATAGGCACACCTGAGCTTGAAAGTCTTTCCAGTCTGAAATATGTGTTTTGCAGTGGAGAGTCGCTGGGAGCTGCACTTGCAGAGAAGTTTTATAGCCTGTTTACTTATGAAAATACCAGATTGGTCAACTTTTATGGACCTACAGAAGCTACAGTAGATGTCACTTACTTCAATGTACCGTCTCATGATCTGGAACAGAACATTCCAATAGGGAGATCTATTGCCAATACAGGATTACATATTATAGACGGGGATGAGGTTTTGAACGCGGGACAGACAGGAGAAATAGCTATTTCAGGAATTAACCTGGCGAAAGGGTATATAAATCAACCTGCTCTAACCAATCAACACTTTGTTTATCACTCTGGTATAGGAAAAAGAATTTATAGAACAGGTGATCTCGGGACTATGACTTCTGATGGACTTGTGTACTTTTACGGAAGAAATGATGATCAGGTAAAAGTTAGAGGAATAAGAATAGAACTTGGTGAAATTGAGAACCTCTTGTTGAGACACCCGAAAGTTAAAGAGTGTGCGGTGGTGTTGGATAAGAAGAGTGAAAATGTAGTGTTTATAGTGGCTTATATAATTACCAACGAAAATTTTGATCTGGATGAAATTAAGCATTATGCAAAGTCCAGCCTGCCGGTATATATGATCCCTAATCGCTATTTGGAGGTAACCGAATTGCCAAGACTGGCAAGTGGAAAGATTGATAGAAAACAATTGAGGTCCGGTACTCTGATAAGCTGA
- a CDS encoding acyl-CoA dehydrogenase family protein, with the protein MYEYLDASQREQVSCFSSLLKNLSERSGEWEINEGVDQQSIDLLASEGILGGYVSQEYGGAGWDALTYGILNLMAGQFSPSLTGLFNVHFMVTKTIEKWGTESQKAKWLPRLASGEIIGAFALTEPEVGSDIQSVNTTYTISDQGVKLTGTKKWITFGAVADVFLVFGKQEEAGTVYLVEKGTEGFEVEPIKSMLGFRGAHLARLKFDNCLLHEDQLIGKPGMALSFIAPYALRYGRLSVAFASLGILKGGMEEASAYANERITFGKKLVDQPIIQELLANMGMAYESAKFFCNKAAESIEHDLPKSMEAVMTAKYYASKMAAKHIPEAIQVMGAAGCFEDNILPRLYRDAKIMEVVEGSNPVLVQFLGKHYAIKSRQEKLNDFNKKHSVSQYHLTPGV; encoded by the coding sequence ATGTATGAGTATTTAGACGCTTCTCAGCGTGAACAGGTATCATGTTTTAGCAGTTTGCTCAAAAACCTGAGTGAGCGATCCGGAGAATGGGAAATAAACGAAGGAGTAGACCAGCAGTCTATTGATCTGCTGGCTTCTGAGGGTATTCTGGGAGGGTACGTTTCGCAGGAGTATGGAGGTGCCGGATGGGACGCTCTGACCTATGGAATACTTAACTTAATGGCCGGGCAATTTTCTCCGTCTCTTACCGGGTTATTCAATGTTCACTTCATGGTTACCAAAACCATTGAAAAGTGGGGAACGGAATCTCAAAAAGCAAAGTGGTTACCCCGGTTAGCCTCCGGTGAAATAATAGGTGCCTTTGCTCTTACCGAGCCTGAGGTAGGAAGTGATATCCAGTCAGTTAACACTACCTATACCATTAGCGACCAGGGAGTTAAGCTAACAGGCACCAAAAAGTGGATTACCTTCGGAGCCGTTGCTGATGTATTTCTGGTTTTTGGTAAGCAGGAAGAAGCGGGGACTGTATATCTGGTAGAGAAGGGAACTGAGGGCTTTGAAGTTGAACCTATCAAATCAATGCTTGGGTTCAGAGGGGCACATCTTGCCAGGCTAAAGTTTGATAACTGCTTGCTCCATGAAGATCAACTTATAGGTAAGCCCGGTATGGCGCTGAGTTTCATCGCTCCTTACGCTTTACGTTATGGAAGGTTGAGTGTGGCATTTGCATCTCTGGGAATTTTGAAGGGAGGTATGGAGGAGGCAAGTGCTTATGCCAATGAGCGCATAACCTTTGGAAAAAAGCTTGTAGATCAGCCCATAATTCAAGAGCTATTGGCCAACATGGGAATGGCCTATGAGTCTGCTAAATTCTTTTGTAATAAGGCGGCAGAGTCAATTGAGCACGATCTTCCCAAATCGATGGAAGCGGTGATGACAGCAAAGTATTATGCCAGTAAAATGGCAGCAAAACATATTCCTGAAGCTATTCAGGTTATGGGGGCTGCCGGCTGCTTTGAAGATAATATTCTCCCAAGGCTATACCGGGACGCGAAGATTATGGAAGTAGTTGAAGGTAGTAACCCCGTATTGGTTCAGTTTCTTGGTAAGCATTACGCAATTAAGTCTAGACAGGAAAAATTAAATGATTTCAACAAAAAACATAGCGTCTCTCAATACCACCTTACACCGGGTGTTTGA
- a CDS encoding acyl carrier protein translates to MTEVNPEINNQVVAFISAHTGIDEIDEHENIFESGLVNSLFAIELMTFIEKQFNIKVTIQDLSLDTFSTISKINEFVTAKMTSNV, encoded by the coding sequence ATGACAGAAGTTAATCCAGAGATCAATAATCAGGTTGTGGCTTTTATATCAGCTCATACAGGTATTGATGAAATTGATGAGCATGAAAATATTTTTGAATCAGGATTGGTTAATTCCCTATTTGCCATTGAACTGATGACTTTTATTGAAAAGCAGTTCAATATCAAAGTTACTATTCAGGACCTAAGCCTTGATACTTTCAGCACAATTTCAAAAATAAATGAATTTGTCACTGCAAAGATGACCAGTAATGTATGA
- a CDS encoding 3-hydroxyacyl-CoA dehydrogenase family protein codes for MKTIGVIGAGNIGLGVVCDLLFHGFNVVLVDNSDVALKKATQEISQTLRFAPIIDKRLKAISDESEIASRLNVTSELQDVKDCDFIIENITEKRELKKALYQRLDTICRDEICFAANTSCISITEIGGYTNRADQVIGIHFMNPSYLKLTVEVIRGDYTSEHTIGVTRALLEAMNKDLVLVNDLPGFVSNRISHLFMNEAAFVVQDQLAKPADVDKIFKECFGHKMGPLETADLIGLDTVMYSLEVLYESFQDPKYRCCPLLKKMVAGGKLGKKVKKGFYEYN; via the coding sequence GTGAAAACAATCGGAGTAATTGGAGCTGGCAACATCGGTCTTGGTGTGGTTTGTGACCTGTTGTTTCATGGGTTCAATGTAGTGCTTGTTGATAATAGTGACGTGGCTTTAAAAAAGGCCACTCAGGAAATATCGCAGACACTGAGATTTGCTCCTATCATAGATAAAAGGCTGAAAGCTATATCAGATGAAAGCGAAATTGCTTCCAGACTCAATGTCACCAGTGAGTTACAAGATGTTAAGGATTGCGATTTTATTATTGAGAATATTACTGAAAAGAGAGAACTAAAGAAAGCACTTTATCAGCGGCTAGATACTATTTGCCGTGATGAGATATGCTTTGCGGCAAATACTTCATGTATCTCGATAACAGAAATCGGAGGATATACTAACCGGGCGGATCAGGTTATTGGTATCCATTTTATGAACCCATCATATCTAAAACTTACAGTTGAGGTTATTCGTGGAGATTATACTTCGGAGCATACTATTGGCGTTACCAGAGCATTGCTGGAAGCAATGAATAAAGATCTTGTTCTGGTAAATGATCTCCCTGGTTTTGTGTCCAACAGGATATCTCATCTGTTCATGAACGAAGCGGCCTTTGTGGTGCAGGATCAGTTAGCCAAGCCGGCAGATGTTGATAAAATATTTAAAGAATGCTTTGGCCATAAAATGGGGCCATTGGAGACGGCGGACCTGATAGGTCTGGATACAGTGATGTACTCACTAGAGGTGCTTTATGAGAGTTTCCAGGATCCAAAGTACAGATGTTGTCCACTTTTGAAAAAGATGGTAGCAGGTGGAAAACTGGGTAAAAAAGTGAAAAAAGGTTTTTATGAATATAACTGA
- a CDS encoding sulfotransferase family 2 domain-containing protein, whose translation MFFHVPKAAGISLSYALLPYIHYDLNLQGWSRKPMLWLFRKLKKKCKHEDLNYLEKQSLIWVLNTLSKRGTEKLNYIYMGGKAAIFNKLALSYLNKEYPRIYSRLMYHDTAQEVKHQLSSEVFSGYYKFAVVRHPHDWLVSMYFFLKQRKDIMLSKYFEKFHSFESFINYLYEFRMSNQKLNLFGDVYFQTVSDFLYDEEGCCLVDKIVRFENLPEDVDEVCEQLDLEITLPHRNKSKHDHFTQYYNEDLWNKAKHILKRDFELLEYESAYQDSLINQE comes from the coding sequence ATGTTTTTTCATGTCCCTAAAGCTGCTGGCATCAGCCTGTCATATGCGCTATTGCCGTATATACATTACGACCTTAACCTGCAGGGATGGTCGAGAAAACCTATGCTGTGGCTGTTTAGGAAACTGAAAAAAAAATGCAAACATGAAGATCTGAATTACTTAGAGAAGCAAAGTCTTATATGGGTGTTGAACACCTTGTCAAAAAGAGGTACCGAGAAGCTCAATTATATTTATATGGGAGGTAAGGCAGCAATTTTTAATAAACTGGCTTTGTCGTACCTCAATAAAGAATACCCCAGAATATACTCCAGGCTTATGTATCACGATACTGCTCAGGAAGTAAAGCATCAATTGTCATCAGAGGTTTTTTCCGGCTATTACAAGTTTGCAGTAGTCAGGCATCCACATGATTGGCTGGTGAGCATGTACTTCTTTTTAAAGCAGCGAAAAGATATAATGCTGAGTAAATACTTTGAAAAATTTCATTCTTTTGAATCTTTCATCAATTACCTGTACGAGTTTCGAATGAGTAATCAAAAGCTCAATCTCTTTGGTGATGTATATTTTCAAACTGTATCTGATTTTCTATACGATGAAGAAGGGTGCTGCCTTGTCGATAAAATTGTGAGGTTTGAGAATTTGCCGGAAGATGTTGATGAAGTTTGCGAGCAGCTGGACCTGGAGATTACGCTGCCGCATAGAAATAAGTCAAAACATGATCATTTTACACAATACTATAACGAAGATCTGTGGAATAAGGCAAAACATATTCTGAAGCGTGATTTTGAACTGTTGGAATATGAAAGTGCCTATCAAGATTCATTAATTAACCAAGAATAA
- a CDS encoding sulfotransferase family 2 domain-containing protein has translation MLISHSHKFIFVHIPKVAGSSISHALIPYVHYNLCIDGELKELVASFFEKIKEKTSHESLSEGEACVVNELIGHIGKVSDRQFADMYNDADPGIFAKLLPSYLNETYPKVYSEFLLHDTAKAVREKIPTSIFNDYFKFAVVRNPLEWLVSLYYYCLQKKGTYLHKYIVRLGSFEGYIDYLYQCKNDSKTQNIFGEIYWETLSDYLFDDSDNCMVDYIIKMESIHEDFSKVGKILGFEASLPHKNSSKHDHYLNHYTDETYEKAKFIMSRDLKLLKYTENLSLQQKREQVNADLTLS, from the coding sequence ATGCTTATATCTCATTCACATAAATTCATTTTCGTACATATACCCAAAGTGGCGGGGTCCAGTATTTCTCATGCCTTAATACCTTACGTTCATTACAACCTTTGTATTGATGGTGAGTTGAAGGAGCTTGTGGCTTCTTTCTTTGAAAAAATCAAGGAAAAAACCTCGCATGAAAGCTTGTCGGAAGGTGAGGCATGTGTTGTTAACGAACTTATAGGTCATATTGGAAAGGTAAGCGACAGGCAGTTTGCAGATATGTATAATGATGCAGACCCAGGCATTTTTGCTAAATTATTGCCATCATATCTCAACGAAACTTATCCTAAAGTATACTCTGAATTTTTGCTTCATGATACAGCCAAAGCCGTACGAGAGAAAATACCTACATCGATATTTAATGATTACTTTAAATTTGCTGTAGTAAGAAACCCTTTAGAGTGGCTGGTTTCTTTATATTACTACTGCCTGCAAAAGAAGGGGACCTATCTGCACAAGTACATAGTGAGGTTGGGATCTTTTGAAGGCTACATTGATTATTTGTATCAATGCAAGAATGATAGCAAGACTCAGAATATTTTTGGAGAGATATATTGGGAGACTTTATCCGATTACCTGTTTGATGATAGCGATAATTGCATGGTTGACTACATCATCAAAATGGAGAGTATCCATGAAGACTTTTCCAAGGTAGGGAAAATCCTTGGGTTCGAAGCGAGTCTACCTCATAAGAACAGCTCTAAACATGATCATTATTTGAATCACTATACTGATGAAACTTATGAGAAAGCCAAATTTATTATGAGCAGGGACTTAAAGCTTTTAAAGTATACAGAGAATCTAAGCCTACAACAAAAAAGAGAACAAGTAAATGCTGATCTCACACTCTCATAA
- a CDS encoding acyl-CoA dehydrogenase family protein — MSETVAQTISSAEEAAFQIDRVRQFVDKEIRPYTSEFDKEQLIPETLIKKLANNGYLAGNFPKVYGGLELGPLDYGRLTEEIGRVSPAVRSVLTVHCSLVGESLLRWGNTEQKEKFLPGMASGDTLAAFALSEPSVGSDARNVETSYTKADKGYLINGKKKWITMGARADLLLVIASCEDQVSAFLVDSNTEGIKRSQIMDLMAGRAAYTAEIEFDNVFVPENHLLGNEGGGFTYIVNTALDHGRYSIAWAGLAVAQEALHAMVKYARKRKQFGTGIYNHQLVQEMISNAVVNVEAARALCTKAATLREEQHEDATIQTTIAKQFASKIANSVANDALQVHGANGFSAEFIVEQLYREAKVFEVIEGSTQILQQVIARHGLTRFHK; from the coding sequence ATGTCAGAGACAGTTGCACAGACAATAAGCTCTGCTGAAGAGGCTGCTTTTCAGATAGACAGAGTTAGACAGTTTGTAGATAAAGAAATAAGGCCTTATACTTCTGAGTTTGATAAGGAGCAGCTTATTCCTGAAACCTTAATTAAAAAACTTGCTAATAACGGGTACCTTGCCGGAAACTTTCCAAAAGTCTATGGCGGCCTGGAGCTTGGCCCTTTAGATTACGGAAGGTTAACAGAGGAAATAGGCCGGGTAAGCCCTGCAGTGAGATCGGTACTTACTGTGCATTGTTCTTTGGTGGGTGAGAGTTTATTGCGATGGGGAAATACAGAACAAAAGGAGAAGTTTCTGCCAGGGATGGCCTCAGGGGATACTTTAGCTGCTTTCGCTCTTTCTGAACCTTCAGTTGGATCAGACGCCAGAAATGTAGAGACGAGTTACACCAAAGCTGATAAAGGGTACCTGATCAATGGAAAGAAAAAGTGGATAACTATGGGAGCAAGGGCTGACCTACTGTTGGTTATAGCATCCTGCGAGGATCAGGTTTCAGCTTTTTTGGTAGATAGTAATACTGAAGGCATAAAGAGAAGTCAAATAATGGATTTAATGGCTGGAAGAGCAGCTTATACCGCGGAGATAGAATTTGATAATGTTTTTGTGCCCGAAAATCATTTGTTGGGCAATGAAGGAGGAGGGTTTACCTACATTGTAAATACTGCTTTGGATCATGGCAGATACAGTATAGCGTGGGCGGGATTGGCAGTGGCTCAGGAGGCTTTACATGCTATGGTAAAATATGCCAGGAAACGAAAGCAGTTTGGGACAGGCATATATAACCACCAACTGGTGCAGGAAATGATTTCTAACGCTGTAGTCAATGTAGAAGCTGCTAGAGCACTTTGTACAAAGGCTGCTACTCTTAGAGAGGAACAGCATGAAGATGCCACTATTCAAACAACTATAGCCAAACAATTTGCCTCTAAAATAGCCAATAGCGTGGCTAATGATGCCCTTCAGGTACACGGAGCCAATGGTTTTTCGGCAGAATTCATTGTAGAACAACTCTATAGGGAAGCTAAAGTTTTTGAAGTAATTGAAGGTTCTACCCAGATCTTGCAGCAGGTAATTGCCAGACATGGTCTGACAAGGTTTCATAAATAA
- a CDS encoding acyl carrier protein has product MNQKEQVRQFIESNLIVFEDEADLKDDDNIFQLGYVNSLFAMKLLNYIESEFNVKIETDEMDIKNFSSINNIIALLDRKLGVTE; this is encoded by the coding sequence ATGAACCAAAAAGAACAAGTTCGACAGTTTATCGAGTCAAACCTCATTGTATTTGAGGATGAAGCAGACCTTAAGGATGATGATAACATATTTCAACTAGGATATGTAAATTCTTTATTTGCTATGAAGCTGCTTAACTATATTGAATCAGAATTTAATGTGAAGATAGAAACAGACGAGATGGATATTAAAAACTTCAGTTCTATTAACAATATAATAGCGTTACTTGACCGAAAATTAGGCGTAACTGAATAA
- a CDS encoding HAD-IIIC family phosphatase: MTFSKEVKCIVWDLDNTIWDGVLTEPGDVQLKPGLIEVIKELDRRGILHSIASKNNYEDAWKQLKAFGIGEYFLYPEIHWDTKSGSISKIRENLNIGMDTIVFIDDQPFERDEVSSVHTEVETFDAVDFQSFIENPRFMPRFITEDSGRRRLMYQEELVRKKDEEVYKGPQEGFLSTLNMEFAISEAKEEDLQRAVELTERTNQLNATGRTYSYEELQSYMTSDDHKLYICELTDKYGSYGKIGLALVEITEGHWHLKMMLMSCRVLSRSVGTVLMTYIMNQAKSEGKKLRADFKQTDRNKMMYVTYRFSNFSELENDGQGNIVFENDLTQIQPFPHYIKVELPEDITDNSTLMVK, encoded by the coding sequence ATGACATTTAGCAAAGAAGTAAAATGCATTGTATGGGATCTGGATAATACTATATGGGATGGTGTATTAACTGAGCCGGGAGATGTGCAGCTTAAACCAGGTCTTATAGAAGTTATAAAGGAGCTTGACAGGCGTGGTATATTACACTCAATCGCCAGTAAAAATAATTATGAGGATGCCTGGAAGCAACTAAAAGCCTTTGGTATCGGTGAATACTTTTTGTACCCTGAAATACATTGGGATACCAAGTCTGGGTCTATTTCAAAAATCAGGGAAAACCTCAATATAGGTATGGATACAATTGTATTTATAGACGATCAGCCATTTGAGCGTGATGAGGTGAGCAGTGTACATACCGAAGTTGAAACCTTTGATGCTGTAGATTTCCAGTCTTTTATTGAAAACCCGAGGTTCATGCCTCGCTTCATAACTGAAGATTCGGGAAGAAGAAGGCTGATGTATCAGGAAGAATTGGTAAGAAAGAAGGATGAAGAAGTATATAAGGGGCCTCAGGAGGGATTTCTGTCTACGTTGAATATGGAGTTTGCCATAAGCGAGGCAAAGGAAGAGGACTTGCAACGAGCTGTAGAGCTTACTGAAAGGACCAATCAACTTAATGCCACTGGAAGGACTTACAGTTACGAGGAGTTACAATCTTACATGACATCGGATGATCATAAGCTATATATCTGTGAGTTAACAGACAAATATGGCTCTTATGGTAAGATAGGTCTGGCGCTTGTTGAAATTACTGAAGGGCATTGGCACTTAAAGATGATGTTAATGTCATGCAGGGTGCTTTCCAGGAGTGTTGGTACAGTACTGATGACGTACATTATGAACCAGGCAAAGTCGGAGGGAAAAAAGCTTCGGGCCGATTTTAAACAAACTGACAGGAATAAGATGATGTATGTGACTTATCGTTTTTCCAATTTCTCTGAGTTGGAGAATGATGGTCAGGGTAATATCGTTTTTGAGAATGACCTTACACAGATTCAGCCATTTCCACATTACATCAAGGTAGAACTACCAGAAGATATTACAGATAATTCAACACTTATGGTCAAGTAA